A genomic stretch from Corynebacterium kutscheri includes:
- the tsaD gene encoding tRNA (adenosine(37)-N6)-threonylcarbamoyltransferase complex transferase subunit TsaD, with product MIVLGVESSCDETGVGVIKLGADGSMEILADAVASSMDQHARFGGVVPEIASRAHLESMQPVMRQALKEAGIEKPDVVAATVGPGLAGALLVGASAAKAYAAAWGVPFYGVNHLGGHVAVANLEGHQLGHSIALLVSGGHTQLLEVSAVGKPMRELGSTLDDAAGEAYDKVARLLGLGYPGGPVIDRLACLGNPRAISFPRGLSKPEDIRGPHRHDFSFSGLKTAVARYVEQAERSGEQVNIEDICASFQEAVCDVLTAKAIRAMEDTGAHTLLLGGGVAANSRLRELAAKRCASKSFELLVPRFKLCTDNGVMIAAVAAQLIHEGAQPSGYGVGTDTTLEVEVPLLHAL from the coding sequence GTGATTGTTCTAGGCGTGGAAAGCTCCTGCGATGAAACTGGGGTAGGGGTGATTAAACTCGGCGCAGATGGCTCCATGGAGATTCTTGCCGATGCGGTGGCTAGTTCAATGGATCAGCATGCACGCTTTGGTGGGGTAGTACCTGAGATCGCCTCGCGAGCTCATTTAGAGTCAATGCAGCCAGTTATGCGCCAAGCTTTGAAAGAAGCTGGCATTGAAAAACCCGATGTCGTGGCCGCAACGGTTGGTCCTGGTTTAGCAGGCGCCCTATTGGTAGGTGCGTCGGCGGCAAAAGCTTATGCGGCAGCCTGGGGGGTTCCGTTTTATGGGGTTAACCACTTAGGTGGGCATGTTGCGGTGGCTAATCTAGAAGGCCACCAATTAGGTCATAGTATTGCGCTACTAGTTTCAGGCGGGCATACCCAGTTATTAGAGGTGAGCGCAGTAGGAAAGCCAATGCGGGAGTTGGGTTCTACCCTTGATGATGCCGCGGGAGAAGCTTATGACAAGGTGGCACGGTTGCTTGGTTTGGGCTATCCCGGAGGGCCGGTTATTGATCGGTTGGCTTGTTTGGGCAACCCTAGGGCAATTTCATTTCCCCGTGGGTTGAGTAAACCTGAAGATATTCGTGGCCCGCACCGGCATGATTTCTCTTTTTCTGGGCTAAAAACTGCGGTTGCACGGTATGTGGAGCAAGCGGAACGCAGTGGTGAGCAAGTTAATATTGAGGATATTTGTGCGTCCTTCCAAGAGGCCGTGTGTGATGTGCTTACTGCGAAGGCGATTCGAGCTATGGAAGATACTGGAGCGCACACGTTGCTCTTAGGTGGTGGGGTGGCGGCGAATTCGCGGCTGCGTGAGTTAGCGGCTAAGCGGTGTGCGTCGAAAAGCTTTGAGTTGTTGGTACCTCGATTTAAATTATGTACCGATAATGGGGTGATGATTGCAGCGGTGGCGGCGCAATTAATTCATGAGGGTGCGCAACCGTCGGGATATGGGGTAGGAACCGATACCACGTTGGAAGTGGAGGTTCCACTCTTGCATGCGCTTTAA
- the groES gene encoding co-chaperone GroES, with amino-acid sequence MANVNIKPLEDRVLVQINEAEATTASGLVIPDSAKEKPQEGTVVAAGPGRFDGDDRVPMDIKVGDVVMFSKYGGTEIKHNGEEYLLLNSRDVLAIIEK; translated from the coding sequence GTGGCTAACGTCAACATTAAGCCTTTGGAAGACCGCGTCCTCGTCCAGATCAACGAAGCTGAGGCAACTACCGCCTCTGGCCTGGTTATTCCTGATTCCGCAAAGGAAAAGCCACAAGAGGGCACCGTAGTAGCAGCTGGCCCAGGCCGCTTCGATGGCGATGACCGCGTTCCTATGGATATCAAGGTAGGCGACGTTGTGATGTTCTCTAAGTACGGCGGAACCGAGATCAAGCACAACGGTGAAGAGTACTTGCTGCTTAACTCCCGCGACGTGCTTGCGATCATCGAAAAGTAA
- the groL gene encoding chaperonin GroEL (60 kDa chaperone family; promotes refolding of misfolded polypeptides especially under stressful conditions; forms two stacked rings of heptamers to form a barrel-shaped 14mer; ends can be capped by GroES; misfolded proteins enter the barrel where they are refolded when GroES binds) — protein MAKLIAFDQEAREGILKGVDTLADAVKVTLGPRGRNVVLEKAFGSPTVTNDGVTIARDIDLADPFENLGAQLVKSVAVKTNDIAGDGTTTATLLAQALITEGLRNVAAGANPIELNRGIAAAAEKVVEQLKQRAAEVSSTAEIANVATVSSRDEVVGEMVAAAMEKVGKDGVVTVEESQSMESYLDVTEGVSFDKGYLSPYFITDTDTQHAVLEDPAVLLVRNKISSLPDFLPLLEKVVEAGKSLLIIAEDVDGEPLQTLVVNSIRRTIKAVAVKAPYFGERRKAFMDDLAVVTAATVIDPEVGINLNEAGLEVLGSARRITVTKDETIIVDGAGTAEQLESRRQQIRREIETTDSSWDKEKAEERLAKLSGGVAVIKVGAATETEVSERKLRVEDAINAARAAAQEGIIAGGGSVLVQIAEELGTFAEQFDGDAKVGVKALAKALVKPAYWIADNAGIDGAVVVARVAELDNGSGFNAASLEYGNLIEQGIIDPVKVTHSAVVNATSVARMVLTTEASVVEKPAEPAAAPTPRHMH, from the coding sequence ATGGCAAAGCTGATTGCATTCGACCAGGAAGCCCGCGAAGGCATCCTTAAGGGTGTGGACACGCTCGCTGACGCTGTGAAGGTTACCCTTGGCCCACGTGGTCGCAATGTGGTGTTGGAAAAAGCCTTTGGTTCACCAACAGTTACTAACGACGGCGTAACCATTGCCCGCGATATTGATCTTGCCGATCCCTTCGAGAATCTCGGCGCACAGCTGGTGAAGTCCGTCGCTGTGAAAACCAATGATATTGCCGGTGATGGCACCACAACCGCTACCTTGCTAGCTCAAGCTCTCATTACCGAAGGTCTACGCAATGTCGCTGCCGGTGCTAACCCCATTGAGCTAAACCGGGGTATTGCTGCTGCAGCGGAAAAGGTTGTCGAGCAGCTTAAGCAACGTGCCGCAGAGGTATCTTCGACAGCAGAAATTGCTAACGTTGCCACCGTTTCTTCTCGCGACGAGGTTGTTGGCGAGATGGTTGCTGCTGCAATGGAAAAGGTTGGCAAAGATGGTGTGGTCACAGTCGAGGAATCTCAGTCGATGGAGTCCTACCTAGACGTTACCGAGGGTGTCTCCTTTGACAAGGGCTACCTGTCACCGTATTTCATCACCGATACAGATACCCAGCATGCAGTTCTAGAAGATCCTGCCGTACTCTTGGTACGCAACAAGATTTCTTCGTTACCGGATTTCCTCCCACTGCTAGAAAAAGTTGTTGAGGCCGGTAAATCACTGCTGATTATTGCTGAAGATGTTGATGGTGAGCCACTGCAAACGCTGGTGGTTAACTCTATTCGCCGTACCATCAAGGCCGTAGCGGTAAAAGCACCATATTTTGGTGAGCGTCGTAAAGCATTTATGGACGACCTTGCTGTAGTAACTGCTGCTACTGTGATCGATCCCGAGGTTGGGATTAACCTCAATGAAGCTGGTCTAGAAGTACTAGGTTCTGCACGTCGGATTACCGTAACCAAAGATGAAACCATCATTGTTGATGGAGCTGGTACTGCTGAGCAGCTAGAAAGCCGTCGCCAGCAGATCCGTCGTGAAATTGAAACTACCGATTCCAGCTGGGATAAGGAAAAAGCCGAAGAACGCTTGGCTAAACTCTCTGGTGGCGTTGCAGTTATCAAGGTTGGCGCGGCTACCGAAACCGAGGTTTCTGAGCGCAAACTACGCGTCGAAGACGCTATCAATGCTGCCCGCGCGGCCGCTCAGGAAGGTATTATCGCCGGTGGCGGGTCAGTGCTCGTACAAATTGCCGAGGAATTGGGCACTTTTGCTGAGCAATTCGATGGCGACGCTAAAGTTGGTGTGAAAGCACTAGCAAAGGCACTGGTTAAGCCTGCTTATTGGATTGCCGATAATGCTGGTATTGATGGTGCAGTTGTTGTTGCACGCGTTGCTGAGCTAGACAATGGATCCGGTTTTAACGCCGCTAGCTTGGAATACGGCAACCTGATTGAGCAAGGCATTATTGACCCAGTGAAGGTCACTCACTCGGCTGTGGTTAACGCAACATCGGTCGCCCGCATGGTCTTAACCACAGAAGCATCTGTGGTAGAAAAACCTGCTGAGCCAGCTGCCGCCCCAACACCACGTCATATGCACTAA
- a CDS encoding sigma-70 family RNA polymerase sigma factor, whose amino-acid sequence MTEQEKELAGLVPAAAAGDRRALQRIIEIIHPAVLRYVRARVSTGKHPTAEDIVQEICLAVATSITNFVDQGRPFMAFVYGIASNKVTDAHRSFARDKTNLTDEVPDVEITRDTPEEFALIGEGSNKVRTLLDSLNEKPREILILRIFAGFSAEETAEIVGSSPGAVRVAQHRALSQLRKLVEQEREQ is encoded by the coding sequence GTGACGGAGCAAGAAAAAGAGCTTGCAGGTCTAGTGCCTGCGGCTGCGGCGGGAGATCGTCGTGCACTCCAGCGCATCATTGAAATTATCCACCCTGCCGTGCTGCGCTATGTACGAGCACGAGTAAGCACAGGTAAGCACCCTACTGCCGAAGATATTGTGCAGGAAATCTGTCTTGCGGTAGCTACCTCGATTACTAATTTTGTTGATCAAGGTCGGCCGTTTATGGCCTTTGTTTACGGTATCGCATCGAATAAAGTAACCGATGCGCATCGTAGTTTTGCGCGGGATAAAACGAACCTGACCGACGAGGTGCCAGATGTTGAAATCACCCGCGACACCCCCGAAGAATTCGCACTCATCGGTGAAGGAAGTAACAAAGTTAGGACTTTGCTCGATTCACTTAATGAGAAACCACGCGAAATTCTTATTTTGAGGATTTTTGCTGGATTTTCAGCAGAAGAAACTGCTGAAATTGTTGGAAGTAGCCCTGGGGCAGTTCGGGTGGCGCAGCATCGCGCGCTTTCCCAATTGCGCAAGCTTGTTGAGCAGGAAAGAGAACAGTAA